The region TCCTTCTCCGGCAATGAAGAGCAGATCTCGCGCGATTTTGGGTCGGCCGCCGCATTTCTGCTCGAATCCTTCATCAAAGCGGGCCAACTTATCGGCATCTCGTCCTGGAGCGGAGCTCTGCTCGAGATGATCAACCACATGCATCCCTCTCGGGATGGTCAGGGTATGCTTGTCGTACAAATCCTCGGTGGTCTTGGCAATCCTGCCCCAGACTCATGCCACATACCTCGCGCAGAGGCATCTCGGCCCTCATCGGAGGCTCCCCGGTTCTGCTTCCTGCTCCGGGCATTATGATATCCCCCTATCCCCCGAGGCTCAGCGCGTATTGATGCGCGAACCCTATGCTCGCGATGCTGTCAAACTCTTTGATCGACTCGACACCGTGCTCGTCGGGATCAGCGCACTCGAGCCTTCCCGTCCCCTGCTGAACAGTGGAAACGTCTTCTCTGCAGCGGAGCGTTCGACCCTTGCTTCTAAAGGCGCTATCGGCGACATCTGCCTGCAGTACTTCAAGACCGAAGGTTATAACATTCCTACTCCACTTACAGAAAGAGTCATTGGTATCAAACTTTCTCAACTAAAGCGAGTGAAGAACGTTATAGGCTGGCGGCAGGCGCAAGATTGCCGGCATTCGAGAGGCATTCGCAGGCCGTTGGATCAACATCCTTGTCGCCGATCGAGCTGCCGTGAGATCTGTGCTCGATGCGAAGACATGACATTAAAGGCAATATGGCCTGCAGTGTTGATCAGTTACATCTATATATTGCAAATTTTCTGGAGAGATTATGAACCGCAGAGAGATGCTGAAGGTGGGAGGAGCAGCGTTGGTTAGTACGGCGACAAATCGAATGGAGGGAGCCCAACCGAGCTCGCATTCATCCGCACGAGTAGAACGGTGGGATCTTTTTGAGCAGTCGTTCTCTGGACCGCAAGGTGGGAATCCATTTTTGGATATATGGACGCGCGCAGTCTTCCGCAAGGGGAACCGTGAAGTTTCAGTAGATGGCTTTTATGACGGCAACGGCACCTATAAGATTCGTTTCATGCCGGATGAGCCAGGCATGTGGAGCTTCGTAACCGATAGCAATGCTGCAGAATTGAAGGGTAAAAAAGGTCTCTTCGAGTGCACGGCTGCCCAGGGCGATAACCATGGTCCCGTCCACGTGCGCGATTCCTACCATTTCGGCTATGCAGATGGAACTCCGTACTTTCCATTTGGAACCACATGTTATGCATGGGTGCACCAGACAGAGGAGTTGCAGCGTCAGACGATTGAGTCTCTAAAGACCGGGCCTTTCAACAAGATCCGCATGTGTATCTTCCCAAAGTGGTATCAGTACAATCACGGAGTTCCTCCACGCTTCCCATTTCCTCGTAATGGCGAGGCCAATGACTATACCCATTTCAACGTGGATTTCTTTAGGCATATCGAAAGTTGCATTCAACAATTGCGCGCCATTCATGTTGAAGCGGATCTGATCTTGTTTCACCCCTACGATCATTGGGGCTTTCAGGCGATGCCTCCCGATGTAGATGATCGCTATCTAAGATATGTGATCGCGCGGTTTGCTGCTTATCGAAATGTCTGGTGGTCTCTGGCAAATGAGTTTGACTTGATGCGAAAAAAGACCAATGCCGATTGGGACCGCTACGCTCGCATCGTGACCGAGACCGATTCCTACGCGCACCTACGGTCGATTCACTATAGCCACGCACCTTATGATTATTCACGTGTTTGGTGTACACACGCTGGTGTGCAGGACTACGCTTTTGATAAAGCTGCGCAGTGGAGAATGGAATGGCGCAAGCCAGTCATTTTCGATGAGTGTATGTATGAGGGAAATATAAACTCTCGCTGGGGCAATCTGTCAGGCGAGGAGATGACCCGCCGATTCTGGCTATGTGTTGTTGCCGGTGCCTATGGAGGGCATGGAGAGACTTATGTTAGCCATGACGAGATCGAGAACGATAAGGCGATTCTCTGGTGGTCGCACGGGGGTACCCTCAAAGGGTCAAGCCCGGAGCGGATCGCGTTCTTGCGTAAGTTGCTGGAAGAAATCGGCGCTCAAGGTGGCGGACGCATCGGGTTTGAAGCTACAGAACCGGTGTATTACCTCTCAGCAAGGCGAAATGGCAACGAAGCGATTCTCTGGTATTTCGACTTCCATCAGCCCAGTTACTACGACTTCACTCTTCCCGAGAACGCAAGGTTCAGAGCGGAATTGGTTGATCCATGGGAGATGACCAGAAAAACGATGGACGGTACCTTCGCTGGGAAAAGCAGGATTAGCCTACCCGGAAAACCATACCAGGCCATTATCTTTCACAAAATCTAACTAGCGTCATCGAAGACTTTTAGACAGAATAAGTTGTAACCAATAGGATCTAATAATCATTATGAAACAAATCGAAATTGCAGCCGTGGCAACGGATTCATCCTCAATCACCGAAACGATAGAATCGAACGTTCTCTTCAGTCGGCGTGAAATGCTGGGAATGGCCGGGATGGCAGGTTTAGCGACTTTTACCGGTATCGGACCCGATGCTGTTGCCCAGTCTACGCAAAGACGGCCTCGTATCGCCTGTCTCGTTAGCTATTGGGGACTCCCGACTTCCCATGCTGACTGGATCGTAAACAAGCTGCTGGACGGTTATTGGTGGAAGGGTGCCTACACCCCGTCGCGCGTGGACGTGGTGTCTGTTTACATCAATCAGCTCGACACCAGCTTATTGGGCCAGAAAGTATGCAAAGCGAAAAACATCCCCATCTTTAAAACGGTAGGGGAAGCCGTAACGTTGGGTGGCAAGGAACTCGCTGTGGATGGTGTTGTCATCGTCTGCGAACATGGGAGCTATCCGACCGATCTCAAGGGGCACTGGCTCTTGCCGCGTTGGTGGATCTACCAGCAGGTGATTCGAGTTTTCGAGCAGAGCAAACGCTCCGTGCCTGTATTTAACGACAAACACCTTTCCTACAACTGGGACGACGCCAAGTGGATGTTCGACAAATCCCGTGAGCTGAACTTCCCACTGACCGGGGGATCTTCCATACCGATTTACTTTCGGAGTCCCGAGACAGAACTCGCTACCGATACACCGATTAAGAACTCGATCGTGGTGGGAGACACGGCGGATGAGGGAGCCACTTTCCATTGTGTTGACGTGCTTCAGGCATTTCATGATCGCCGCAAAGGTGGCGAGACGGGCGTCAAGTCGGTGCAGTCTATTCGCGGGCCTGAAACATGGAACTGGGTCCAACGTACTCCCTGGGCCAACAATCTGCTGGAAGCAGTGCGAAAAAAATTCGAGCTGAAGCCGGGATACTTTCAGGAGGGCGGTGGGCAAGATCCGCAGCGGCGGCCACTTCGACCCAACCTCTGTATCGTGGAGTATCGTGACGGGACCAACGCAGCTGTGATTCCGGGCCGGGGCGTGGGGTGGACTTACGCCGGCGAAATCGAAGGACAGAAAGACCCGACGATCATTTCCATGCTGGGCTGGCCTGGACCTATCTCGCAGTATCACGCTGCAAATGCGCACGAACACTGGCTTATCGAGATGATGCTGACCGGCAAGGAACCATTCAACGCGGAGAGGCTCCTTGTGTCCACTGGGATTGTGAACAACTACATGGACTCCAACTGGGAGAATGGCCGTTACTCTGCCATCGGACGACGCATTGAGACTCCATTCATGGACATGAAATATCGTTCCACACACGGGCCGCTCTTTAATTCTGGGCCTCGTCCGCCGAATACTCCTTACATACGCGGTTTTACGTCCTAGACCTTGCGTGGTTGGAGAGACGCATTGGTAATTGGACGAAAACCTGACTTGGACTTGGGGTAACAAAAGGCTGAAGGTTAGCTTCTCTATGGGCGTGCTCATTGTACGGCGTTTCCCAGAATCCCCAACGTCCAACCTTGAAGGCCCTCGGCGCGTGTGTGGATTGCCCCGTTGCCTTCGGCGTTGGACTAAGTAGAGGAATGGCCTCGGATGCAGGGTCGTCGGCAACTGCAGTTTGCAGCGGTTTACGTTCAAATAAAAGGTTATATGTGGCGGCTTGATGGTTGCGGCCCGCCTGTGCATCCTGCCCATACTCCTTAGGGGCCACATACTACTGCTTCTTGCGAGCCGGTCTACCGCTGCTGGCCAACTCCCGGGTTCGACTATGATGGTGAGTAGATGTGACATTGCGGGGCCGCGGAGGTAGATCGCTTATGAGCGAAGTTATCGACCTGCAAGAGATGAGATTTCCACTGAACCATGGAACTGGCAAGATACCCGCTCTCGGTTTCGGTACTTTGATTGCGGATCTTCCCGCGACCGTTGCTGCGACGGAGAACGCCATTGAGGCTGGGTTCCGACACTTTGACTGCGCCGAGCGCTATCTCAACGAGCGAGAAGTCGGTGAAGCCCTGCGCATGGCGCTGGGATCGCGGAAGATTTCCCGCGAGGACATCTTTGTCACGACAAAGTTGTGGAACACCAATCACAGGCCGGAACGCGTTCAGCCAGCCTTCGATGGGAGTCTTAAGAAGCTGGGGCTCGAGTATCTTGATCTTTATCTCATCCATACTCCGTTTGCCTTTCAACCGGGAGATAACCCGGATCCGCGCGACTCCAATGGAGATGTCATATACGACAATGGGGTAACTCTGCTCGATACGTGGAGAGCACTGGAGCAGCTTTTGGAAGGCGGAAGATGCGGCGCTATCGGGTTGTCGGACATCACGTTGAAAGGAGTTGCTGCCGCTCTACGAAGCAGCGGCTATCAAACCCGCTGTCGTCCAGGTGGAGTCGCATCCTTATCTTCCCGAGACAGAACTCTTCGAGTTCTGCAAGGAGGAGGGGATTGTGCTTCTCGCCTTTGCGCCGCTTGGGCATGGGATAAGGCCGGGGCTGCTTGAGGACCCGGTGGTTCTATCGGTTGCGTCACAGGTTGCGAAGACACCTGCCCAGGTGTTGCTGGCGTGGGCAGTGCAGCGCGGCACCGCCGTGCTGACGACGCCCAAGAGTGCGGAACGTGCGAGGGAGAACTTCAATATTGCTCCTCTTCCCCAAGATGCGTTCGAAGAGATCAACCGGATCCAGACCCGACAGAGGCTCAATCGGGTGGTCCAGACGGGCGTACCTGGATTTATTCCGTCGGTTAGATAAACCACAGGGGTCTTTCTATGGCCACTCTTGTCTCAGTGAATGTCGGTATGCCCCACGATGTTGCGTGGCAAGGCAGGATCGTGCGGACCGGAATATGGAAGATGCCTGTTCGCGGTAAGGTGACGGCACGTCGTCTGAATTTGGATGGAGATGGGCAAGGCGATCTTGCGGGGCACGGCGGAGAACAACGCGCCGTGATGGTATATCAGCTTGACTCGTATCGCTACTGGCAGGCGCAGCTTCAACTAGGCGAGCTTGAGTATGGTCAGTTCGGAGAGAACTTTACGGTCGACGGCCTCGGGGATGATCAGGTTTGTATTGGAGACCGTTACCGAATTGGCACCGCGCTGTTCGAGGTCACGCAGCCGAGAGTGACCTGTTACCGGCTTGGCATACGCATGCAGAATCCGCAGATGCCAGCACTGGTGGTCTCCGGGAAACGACCTGGGTTTTATTTTCGTGTGCTTGAAGAGGGAGAGGTCGCAGCTGGGGATGAGATCGTAAAGGTCGCGGACGGGCCAGAGAGACTTACGGTAGCGGAGGTGGATGGTTTGCTTTATCTGCCGGGGCACTCCCGTGAATCGTTGAACAGGGCAATCAGAATTCCGGCGCTCAGTCAAGGGTGGAAGACGTCGTTCGAAGCATTGTTGCATGCAGACGATCAGAGCGGGAATCCTGGTCTTGCTGCGCCGGCGCCGCCGCTTGCATGGAGCGGATTCCGCGCATTGCGCGTATCTGAAAAAAAACGCGAAAGCGTGGACGTAGTCTCTTTGATCTTCGAGTCTGAAGAGGGAGTGCCGCTGCCCGCATTTCATGCAGGACAGTTTCTTGTCTTCAAACTGCAGCCTGAGAGGGATGAGTCTCCCACCCTCCGGAGCTATTCCTTGTCGGGCGGCGAAGACCTGGGCAAGTACCGCATCAGCGTAAAGCTTGCCGGTGGAGAGGGGAGCCGGTTTTTTCATGAGCATCTTGGTGTGGGCGATCTGGTGTCGGTCAGCGCACCGCGAGGCAGCTTTCTGCTCGAGCAGAAGAATGATCCTGTTGTTTTCTTGAGTGCGGGAATCGGCGCGACTCCTGTACTCGCTATGCTTCATGCACTCTCTGCGCAATCCGCACAGCGCGAGATATGGTGGTGCTATGGGGCGCGCAATGGAAAAGAACATCCGTTCGCTATGGAGGTTCGGAGTTTGCTGGGCAATCTGGCTGGTGCGCATTCGCTGATTGCTTACAGTCGACCTGGCGATGGGGACCGTCTGGGTGAGGATTATGATGTGCGGGGTCGACTCCATTGCGAGCTGCTACAAGACCGCAACGTACCGCAGTCGTCTAATTTTTATCTATGCGGCCCTTCCGCTTTTCTAACGGAATTCACCGCGGCACTCCGAGCCTGGGGAATTCCCGATGCGCGGATTCATTCGGAGATCTTCAGTACAGTTTCCGCGATTACGCCTGGAATTGCGAACGCGGTCCTTCCGCGTGCACATTCGCCTCAAGGAGAAATCGGAACCGGGCCGAAGGTCTTCTTCAGCCGCAGCGGTCTCTCTGTGCCATGGGATGCAAAGTACGGTAACTTGCTTGCGTTTGCTGAAGCCTGCGATGTACCTGTCCGGTGGGCATGCCGCGCAGGGGTTTGCCACACCTGCGAGTCAGGACTGATTGATGGACAAATTGCTTACTCGCCTGAGCCGCTCGACCGTCCGGCGGCAGGTAATCTTTTGATTTGTTGTTCAGCTCCTGTTACAGAGATCGAGATCGATCTGTAGCTCATCGTTGGTATTCGCAGCCAAAATCGAATCAAAGGAGTTTATCGCATGCGCTCTGACATCATTTCTGGAGGCGTATTTCCTGACTACGAGCTTCCCGACCATACGAACACGCCGCGCAAGCTCAGTCAGTTGCAGGACCGCGATCCAATGATCCTCACATTGGCGCGTGGCCACTACTGTCCGAAGGAGCACCAGCAGCATCTGGATCTTGCAGCTTTCTATCCGAAGATCGCTGTTGGGTATACGCAGATCGTAACGATCTCGACAGACGACCATCACACGCTGCAGGAGTTTCGTGCTTCTATTGGCGCACAGTGGACGTTTCTTTCCGATCCTGGCCGCACAGTGCAAAAAGATCTCGAAATTGAAGAATATACGGACCCCGAGCATAACCCGATGATTCCGCATACGCTGGTGCTAAAGCCGGGCCTCGTGGTCCATAGTGTCTACAATGGGTATTGGTTTTGGGGTCGCCCATCGATCTCAGATCTGTGGCGCGACCTGCGCGTCGTAACCCGTGAGATACGGCCCGACTGGGATCTGAGTGCTCCTGGATTACGGGAGGCCTGGGACTCTGGTGATACCTCGCAATTTCATGGATGGAACAAGGATGCCAACGCAATGGACGGAGTCATTTGACGAACTGATCTACCTCAAGACATGCATGTTTGGCCTTCCACCGATAGACCGCCGGCACGACCAGCGCAACGCAAGATCGGAGAGGTCACCAAGGAACGACCGCACGCCATCTCCGGCGGCTTTGATCTTCGGGATGCAACCACATCGCCTGACGGGAGGGTTGTTATTGCCAGCCATTCTGGCTATCAACCGCATGGTCTTGTCGTCATCGACACCAGGACGCAAAAAGAGATTCAGCACATCGATCTCAAGACGGTGTGGCTCGGCATGACCTGGACTCCCGATGGCCACACGCTCTTTATCCCTGGCGGCAATGCTACGGGCATAAAGAAGATTGAAAACTCAGCAGCGCCTATCTATGAGTTTCAATACAAGAACGGACGGTTAGAACTAACGTAAAAACCAGCACTTAAAGCAGAAGCGCCACGAATGTTCTACCCGTGGCGCTTCTGCTTTTTGTCTTGGACGATTAGTTGTTCGGACGGTTCGGTTTGCTTGCAGGGATCGCCACGCACATTCTTGCACCTTCATCGCTCAGTGAAGGTGGAGGTGTTGTCGTTCCCCACACTGAAGGAGCAGAGCCAAGTGTCAGTACGAGCGTGCCTCCGTCTTTGATCTGCGCATGACGGAACCAGTTCGTCTTCAGCTCCTGCCCATTGAGCGTCGCCGATTGAACATATCGGTTCAGGCCGCTTGGATCAAAGTTTTTAGCCTCAATACGAAGGCGCTTTCCATTACCCAGCGATAACGAGGTAGTCGGTACAGAGGGCGAGCTGATGAGATATACGTCCTGTCCTGCTACTGGAAAGATGCCCAGCGTCTGGAAGAGCAGCCAGCTCGACATGGCGCCTGAATCATCGTTGCCCGGAATGCCGGAGCGTGTATCGCTGAAGGCCTTTTCCAGCAGGAGATGCACGATATCCGCACTTTTGTCCGGCCGCCCGCTGTAGTTGTAAAGAAGTGGCATCAGGAAGCCGGGCTCGTTCGCAATGTCGAAGTGGCCACGGCTGAAGATGAAGTCCAGACGACTGTTGAACTGCTTCGGCCCACCCGCCATCTCGATCAGATGCTTCATGTCCTGCGGGGCATAGAGCGAGTAAGTCCAGATATCTCCTTCGTACATAAAGTCAGGCCAAGTGCCGCGCACAACAAGATACGGTGCAGCCCACGAACCGTCGGGATTGCGCGGGCGGAGAAAGCCTTTGAAGCCCATCACCTGCATATCCGGGTCCCACAGGTTTTCGAAGTTGTGTGTGCGAGCCAGTGCACGCGCAGCCTGCTCCTTCTCTCCAAGACCGCAGGCCACCTCGGCAATCGCAAAATCGTCGTAGGAATATTCCACGATACGCGAGCCCGCACGTTCATCCGCTGTGGTGATGTAGCCATGTTCGTTGTAATCCTTCAGACCTCCGCGGCCTTCTTTCTGCGCATTCTTCGGAGGTACTTCGGCATCATGAATCATCGCTTCCAGAGCGGTCTTGTAGTCGATGCCGGTGATGCCTTTCATGTATGCATCGGCCACGACGACGTTTGCGTTCGAGCCACCCTGCGTGCGTCCATTGTCATTGCCGACACGTGCGTCAGGCATGTAGCCGGTATAGCGATAGACATCGATCAGCGAACGGACAATGTCGCGCTCACGATCAGGAGAAATCATTCCCAGCAAAGGGTTCGATGTACGATAGGTGTCCCAGATCGCCTGGAAATCATCATAATAGGGCTCACTCGATGTCCAGAGCGGATTCTCTCCGGTACGATCCACCGGCATCATCATGATGTGATACATCGCAGTATAAAGCTCACGTCTCTGCTTGTCTGTCTCACCGCTGAGTTGCAGCTTGCCCAGCTCCGCGTTCCACAGAGCATTGTTCGCGTGACGCACAGCCTCAAAGCTCCACGCGGGAACCTCGGACTGAATGTTCTTGCGAGCTTGCTCTGCGCTGATGAAAGAGATACCGACCTTCGCCTGCACCACCTGTCCCGGATGCGTGTGAAGATTGAAGGTAGCGCCAATGGGTTTGTTCTCGGCAACGGTGGCATCATGATCTGAAGACAGAGAGGCGCCTGTCCATGTCTGCACAGTCGTTGCAGGAGTATCGAGCATCATACTGAAGTACACGCGATACTCGCCTCCCATATTCCATCCTCCGCGGAAGCGCGCTACACCCTGAATCTCGCGGTTCGAGAGAACGTGCGCTTCGGCTCCGACAAAGTTCTGCGATTCACGTCCAGTGCCAAGTCCCAGGGCATGTGCGAGGTTGACCGTGATGTGCGAATCTCCTCCCTTGATGAAGGTGTAGCGATGAAAACCCACCCGGCGGCTGCTGGTAAGTTCCACGCGCACGTTGTAGCGATTGAGTGTGGATGCGTAGTAACCGGGTTTAGCGACCTCATCCGTGCGAGGAGACTTGATATCGGTAATATTGAGCGTGCCGGTGACAGGAGCAACAAGAATGTTGCCGTACTTACCTTGCGCTCCGCTGAGGTGCAGGTGAGAGAAGCCGAGAATGACGCCGTGGCTTGAATAACCGAATCCCGAGCGGCGTCCGTCAAAGGTCTCCATATCAGGACCCACCTTGAGCATGCCGAATGGAACAGTCGATCCGACAAAGGTATTGCCTCCCCAATCAACACCGATAAAGGGATCTACATTGCGCGTGTAATCTACACCGTCGGGTTTACTGCTGACTGCTGCTTGTGCAATCGCACATGGAAACCATGCCGGGGGCAGCATAAACAGTATGGAAAGAGCATGAAGGAGAAAACGTCGTTGACGCATTGAGAGAGTTTGCCTTTCTGTGCGGTTGTATCTGTCTTACTTGAGTGATGAGTCTTCTGTGAAGCCCACTCCTAAAACAAACGGGAGTGAGATCAGCGTCTCCACTCCCATCCGGTTTATTCTTCTGTGCAAACCTAGAAGGTGTAGCGCAGACTTGCCTGCATGGAACGCTGGCCAGTCTTGCTGGTTACACGTCCGAAGGTTGAGCTGGTGGGGTTTGTATCCGGAGCCGACAGGTTCGGGTGATTCGGGAAGTTGAAGGCCTCGAAACGGAAGGTGAGGAACTGGTTCTCAAAGGTCTGGAACTTTTTTTGCAACCCGGCGTTGAAGTTCATCACACCAGGTGCCCGAAGAATATTGCGGGTGTGCTGCGAGGTGAAGGTGTTGGCTGCGGGAGCGGCAAAAGCCTTCGGATTGAACCAGAAGTTCTGGTCCGAGGTTCCAGCAGAAAATTTTCCATCCGCACCCAGGCGAGCGCCGTCCACCGTGGAGTAGAACTGCGCTCCTCCACCTGCACCCACACCTGCGATATCCGTTCCGGTCGTAACCGAAAGAGGAACGCCTGTCTGGAAGTTGTAGATCTGCGAGATCTGCCATCCGCCGAGGACTTGGTTAGCAAGACGGCTTCCGCTGTGGAACGGAATCTCGGTGATCGAGTTCATCGTAAAGGCCTGACGAATATCATAATCCGAGGCGCCGCACAGAAACTTCGGATCGTAGAAGTTCGGCAGAAAGTTCTTCTGGAATGACCCGCAGTCATTTGCGTGAGCATAGGTATACGCGAGGCCAAAGCTCACACCCTTCTGGAAGCGATGATTCAGGTCAAGTTGCAAACCGTTGTAGGTAGAGCCAGAGCCCTGCCACACGATCGTGATCGGACCATAGCCTGCATACGGACGATAGGAGTTGATGTTGAGACCAGCTGCTTTTGCAGCCGCAACAGAGCCAACCGGAGCCTGGTTCATGTTTGCCTGGAACTGTCCATGCAGACCGCGGCGTCCCACATAAGCCACACCAAGCACGGTATGGAGGGGAAGCTCGCGCTCCACTGACAGGTTCCATACGTACGATTCAGGCTGTGGCGAGCTTCGATCCACGCGGCCGGAGATCGTCGGGAACGACCCTTGCGCGCCGCCGCCGGGATTGTCCGCGCTACCGCCACTGATGCCAGCGTACGATTGCAACGGTGGCGCGCCGCCTTCGAAGACACCGTCCGAAACACCCTGCCGGCTCATGTAACGGCCAAATCCCGAACGAAGAACCGTCTTCTGGTTCACCGCATACGAGAGTCCGATACGCGGCTGAAAGGTCGTGTAATGCACATCCATATAGCCGCGCGGCAGGTTATGGAACAGGTCGTTCGCCGCACCGGTATTTGCCAGTGCAACGTGCGCCTTGGCGCTCTCGGTAAAGCCATTGCCGAACAGAACCGTACCGTTCAACGGATCGCCCGAGCCCGGAATGGGATTGCCATTGACGTCGAGCTTCACTGCATTTGCTGCATTGTAGAAAGCAGGATCAAAGGTGCCGATATTATTCCAGAGACTATAGAAAGGACGCACGATCGAGTAACGCATGCCGTAGTCCACATGCAGCTTCGGAGTCGCTTTCCACGAGTCCTGCGCGAAGAACTCAAACATGTTCGAGCGATAGGGAGTCTCCGCACGGGCGCCAACCTCGGCGTAGCTGGAGAAGAGGCCCAGCGCAGCATCGGCCAGATCGAGTCCCGTACCAGCACGGTTTGCGTTGGTGAATTCGAACTTGCCGTTCTGGTTGTTGGTCTGTCCCGGCACGCTGTTCTGGCCGGAGATCTGGTCATAGTCGTTGTACTGCACACGCTCATACAACGCACCCGCACGCAAAGTGTGGTTGCCCATAATGTGCGTAAAGGTATCGGCATAGTCGAAGGTGGCTCCCTGCGAATGTGAGGGATACGCGCTGCCGTCCATGCCGGTAACATAGGTGCTGCTCAGGAACGATACGGTCGGAATCTTGTTGGGGAGATCCTTGCCGTCGGGAAAGAGGAACGGGTAGTTCACGCCGTACTTCGTACGGTTATAGAGGCCGCTGCTGGTGTCGATGAACAGACGGTCCGCACTGTGCGCCACAGTGATCAGGACTTCATTCATCGTATTCGGGCTGAAGCTACGAACCCAGTCGAGCGAAGCCGTCTGGGCCGGACGATTAAACACACGCGGTACAAGGCTGTAGGCTGCCGAGAACGGATTGTTTTCGTAGTAGTAGAAGTGTGTCAGACGGAAACGGATATAGTCCTTGTCCGTCGGAATGATGTCCAGGTTCCCGGTGTCGATCTGCTGCGTCTGCGGATGCTTCGCAATCTGCAACAGATTCTGCGTGCCGACGAGGAAGCCCGGAGTCGGCGTGGGGAAGATCGAGAGCAGACCAACACCGTTTGGGCTCAGGCGATCCTTGGGAATAATGTTGCCGGGGAAGCAGGCAGGCCCGCCGCTTACAGGATCGCAGGTACCCGCTGCCTTCGGGTCGCGGATATGCGTCGCAATCGAAGAGAAGTCACCGCTACGAAAGGCTGGATTGGGCACCGTCACAGGCTTCGTATCCGTGCCCGGATAGCGAACAAAAGCCTCCGAGTACAGGAAGAAGACCTTGCCCTTGGGAATCACGTGCGGAACATACAGGGGCCCATTCACGCTGAAGCCGAACTGGTTATAAGTAAATGGCGCAACGTAGTTCGACTTCACGCTTTGCGGGAGTGTTGGATCATTGTTGTTGGCAGCGTGGTTACGAACCCAAGTGTTGGCGTTGAAGATCGGATTCTGCAGATACTCGTAGATCGAACCGTGAAACTTGTCCGTACCGGCTTTTGTGATGATACGAACCTGTCCGCCGACCGAACGTCCGTACTCGGCAGGATAGTTTGTAGCAAGCACCTGGACTTCCTGCACGTTTTCCAGATCGACTACGCCAGTCGAGTCGC is a window of Edaphobacter sp. 12200R-103 DNA encoding:
- a CDS encoding GH92 family glycosyl hydrolase; translation: MRQRRFLLHALSILFMLPPAWFPCAIAQAAVSSKPDGVDYTRNVDPFIGVDWGGNTFVGSTVPFGMLKVGPDMETFDGRRSGFGYSSHGVILGFSHLHLSGAQGKYGNILVAPVTGTLNITDIKSPRTDEVAKPGYYASTLNRYNVRVELTSSRRVGFHRYTFIKGGDSHITVNLAHALGLGTGRESQNFVGAEAHVLSNREIQGVARFRGGWNMGGEYRVYFSMMLDTPATTVQTWTGASLSSDHDATVAENKPIGATFNLHTHPGQVVQAKVGISFISAEQARKNIQSEVPAWSFEAVRHANNALWNAELGKLQLSGETDKQRRELYTAMYHIMMMPVDRTGENPLWTSSEPYYDDFQAIWDTYRTSNPLLGMISPDRERDIVRSLIDVYRYTGYMPDARVGNDNGRTQGGSNANVVVADAYMKGITGIDYKTALEAMIHDAEVPPKNAQKEGRGGLKDYNEHGYITTADERAGSRIVEYSYDDFAIAEVACGLGEKEQAARALARTHNFENLWDPDMQVMGFKGFLRPRNPDGSWAAPYLVVRGTWPDFMYEGDIWTYSLYAPQDMKHLIEMAGGPKQFNSRLDFIFSRGHFDIANEPGFLMPLLYNYSGRPDKSADIVHLLLEKAFSDTRSGIPGNDDSGAMSSWLLFQTLGIFPVAGQDVYLISSPSVPTTSLSLGNGKRLRIEAKNFDPSGLNRYVQSATLNGQELKTNWFRHAQIKDGGTLVLTLGSAPSVWGTTTPPPSLSDEGARMCVAIPASKPNRPNN
- a CDS encoding carboxypeptidase-like regulatory domain-containing protein; the encoded protein is MKNFKCSFSFAQRKWLLPISLAACILFSGAVSGYAQSDLSGVSGTITDSSGAVVRGATVTVTDEATGVVHTAATNDSGYYTIPSLSPGLYTISVTATNFQKTTSNGNNLDPNVSTTANLQLTVGSTSDVMEVSAQETAIQTESTVLGRVITSKQAEMLPLSGRNPITLALLKAGVTSTSGNVSNFQFSTGLGGLNINGARERDNLVTYDGAVAVRVRANGDSTGVVDLENVQEVQVLATNYPAEYGRSVGGQVRIITKAGTDKFHGSIYEYLQNPIFNANTWVRNHAANNNDPTLPQSVKSNYVAPFTYNQFGFSVNGPLYVPHVIPKGKVFFLYSEAFVRYPGTDTKPVTVPNPAFRSGDFSSIATHIRDPKAAGTCDPVSGGPACFPGNIIPKDRLSPNGVGLLSIFPTPTPGFLVGTQNLLQIAKHPQTQQIDTGNLDIIPTDKDYIRFRLTHFYYYENNPFSAAYSLVPRVFNRPAQTASLDWVRSFSPNTMNEVLITVAHSADRLFIDTSSGLYNRTKYGVNYPFLFPDGKDLPNKIPTVSFLSSTYVTGMDGSAYPSHSQGATFDYADTFTHIMGNHTLRAGALYERVQYNDYDQISGQNSVPGQTNNQNGKFEFTNANRAGTGLDLADAALGLFSSYAEVGARAETPYRSNMFEFFAQDSWKATPKLHVDYGMRYSIVRPFYSLWNNIGTFDPAFYNAANAVKLDVNGNPIPGSGDPLNGTVLFGNGFTESAKAHVALANTGAANDLFHNLPRGYMDVHYTTFQPRIGLSYAVNQKTVLRSGFGRYMSRQGVSDGVFEGGAPPLQSYAGISGGSADNPGGGAQGSFPTISGRVDRSSPQPESYVWNLSVERELPLHTVLGVAYVGRRGLHGQFQANMNQAPVGSVAAAKAAGLNINSYRPYAGYGPITIVWQGSGSTYNGLQLDLNHRFQKGVSFGLAYTYAHANDCGSFQKNFLPNFYDPKFLCGASDYDIRQAFTMNSITEIPFHSGSRLANQVLGGWQISQIYNFQTGVPLSVTTGTDIAGVGAGGGAQFYSTVDGARLGADGKFSAGTSDQNFWFNPKAFAAPAANTFTSQHTRNILRAPGVMNFNAGLQKKFQTFENQFLTFRFEAFNFPNHPNLSAPDTNPTSSTFGRVTSKTGQRSMQASLRYTF